One window of the Rissa tridactyla isolate bRisTri1 chromosome 9, bRisTri1.patW.cur.20221130, whole genome shotgun sequence genome contains the following:
- the ANKRD34C gene encoding ankyrin repeat domain-containing protein 34C, whose product MDEVTELEVGGNSLLKAVWLGRLRLTRLLLEGGAYINESNEKGETALMVACITKHVDQQSINKAKMVKYLLDNRADPNIQDKSGKTALMHACIRGAGGDVVSLLLENGADPSLEDHSGASALVHAINADDKDVLQHLLNACKAKGKEVIIITMDKSASGTKTAKQYLNVPPSLEFKERAPPEGCTAPSSAHLKNPVSAPSPAEESGVFSPHPSHPGDGPSARAAAEPPSPGRRASAARKARLPQLKRLRSEPWGLVAPSVLAASAHRDDTQVCANDEVIMGIGDLSLSKKAPLARSSSSKGKDPSLFPPVDEQALRTPPASGPLPRKAGYEKSQPTHQRLPRRSTVPEEPESVGPTAASSAAAMDTLHWRRLGAEHYDCDPQLSGVPSPAEAGKVQSERRKLSGSHLALLGGSRESLDSIARTSPGTARRRPPGLLERRGSGTLLLDHISHTRPGYLPPLNVNPNPPIPDIGSNSKTPSPLAAGLKSLVPVAPSSPWRGDLRAKRKLLRRHSMQAEQMRQLSDFEEIAAQ is encoded by the coding sequence ATGGATGAAGTGAcggagctggaggtgggggggaactCCCTCCTGAAGGCAGTGTGGCTCGGCCGGCTCCGGCTGACCCGGCTGCTGCTGGAAGGGGGGGCTTACATCAACGAGAGCAACGAGAAAGGAGAGACTGCCCTGATGGTGGCCTGCATCACCAAGCACGTTGACCAGCAGAGCATCAACAAGGCCAAGATGGTGAAGTACCTGCTGGACAACAGAGCCGACCCCAACATCCAGGACAAGTCTGGGAAAACAGCCCTCATGCACGCCTGCATCCGCGGCGCCGGGGGGGACGTggtgtccctgctgctggagaaCGGGGCAGACCCCAGCCTGGAGGACCACTCGGGAGCATCCGCTCTGGTCCACGCCATCAACGCTGACGACAAGGACGTGCTGCAGCACCTCCTGAACGCCTGCAAAGCCAAAGGGAAGGAGGTGATCATTATCACCATGGACAAATCGGCCTCTGGCACCAAGACCGCCAAGCAGTACCTGAACGTTCCCCCCTCGCTGGAGTTCAAGGAGAGGGCCCCCCCCGAGGGGTGCACAGCACCCTCCAGCGCCCACCTGAAAAATCCCGTCTCGGCACCTTCCCCCGCTGAGGAGAGCGGCGTTTTCAGCCCGCACCCGTCGCACCCCGGGGACGGTCCCTCTGCCAGGGCGGCCGCCgagcccccctccccgggccgcaGAGCCAGCGCGGCCAGGAAAGCCCGCCTGCCCCAGCTGAAGCGGCTGCGGTCGGAGCCCTGGGGTCTGGTCGCACCCTCGGTGCTGGCGGCCTCCGCGCACCGCGACGACACGCAGGTCTGCGCCAACGACGAGGTGATCATGGGCATCGGCGACCTCTCGCTCTCCAAAAAGGCCCCCCTCgcccggagcagcagcagcaagggcaaggacccctctctcttccccccggTAGACGAGCAGGCTTTGAGGACGCCGCCAGCCTCTGGGCCACTGCCGAGGAAAGCAGGCTACGAGAAGAGCCAGCCCACCCACCAGCGCCTGCCCCGCAGGAGCACTGTCCCCGAGGAGCCGGAGAGCGTCGGCCCCACTGCCGCCAGCTCGGCCGCGGCCATGGACACGCTGCACTGGCGGAGGCTGGGAGCCGAGCACTACGACTGCGACCCCCAGCTCTCCGGCGTCCCTAGCCCGGCGGAGGCGGGGAAGGTGCAGTCGGAGCGGAGGAAGCTCAGCGGGTCCCACCTGGCCTTGCTGGGCGGCTCCCGGGAGTCCCTGGACAGCATCGCCCGCACCTCGCCCGGGACCGCCCGGCGCCGACCGCCCGGCTTGCTGGAGAGGCGAGGgtccggcaccctgctgctggaccACATCTCCCACACGAGGCCGGGATACCTGCCCCCCCTCAACGTGAACCCCAACCCCCCCATCCCCGACATCGGCTCCAACAGCAAAACCCCCTCTCCGCTCGCTGCTGGCCTGAAGTCCCTGGTGCCCGTCGCTCCCAGCTCGCCCTGGCGGGGCGACTTGAGAGCCAAAAGGAAGCTTCTCCGGAGACACTCCATGCAAGCGGAGCAGATGCGGCAGCTCTCCGATTTCGAGGAAATAGCGGCCCAGTAG